One window of Misgurnus anguillicaudatus chromosome 13, ASM2758022v2, whole genome shotgun sequence genomic DNA carries:
- the olfml3a gene encoding olfactomedin-like protein 3B → MKAIIFFILFTILTPCFRGQYHYQGLMNYLENRMIAMEERIALWHEQNNRYNADLSEFRQQSTDLLEKLAKEYNKVRLDMEGAGARVDRVEREMDYIETKNPPKPCVKAADKMVEQDVVVKERNKDEFFEVSVCVNLVSSIRAMKILKRLGSPKGVWTKDARSAKVYVFNSTSDNTLYEFNSVRELSASSEMSKSRQITLPSAWNGTGHAVFDGFLYYISESSELRVIKYDLKNGTVADSAVFPIEDNSPVYNLNPETLVDLIADEDGLWALYPSGDTINLAKMDSNSLDIEQMWDTACPRSNAEAAFIVCGTVYVVYNTKPPSRSRVQCVFDVNDMVSSGEAPLVYFPRRYGTHSSLKYNPEERQLYAWDDGYQIIYKLALKKKLWAIMPPPEE, encoded by the exons ATGAAAGCAATCATCTTCTTCATTCTCTTCACCATTTTGACTCCGTGTTTCAGAGGCCAGTACCACTACCAGGGCCTGATGAACTACCTGGAAAACAGGATGATTGCTATGGAG GAACGTATTGCCCTGTGGCATGAACAAAACAACCGCTACAATGCAGACCTGAGTGAATTTAGGCAGCAATCCACAGATCTGTTAGAGAAGCTGGCCAAGGAGTACAATAAAGTGCGATTGGACATGGAGGGAGCAGGAGCACGGGTGGACCGAGTGGAACGAGAGATGGACTACATCGAAACCAAGAATCCTCCAAAGCCTTGTGTTAAAGCAGCAGACAAAATGGTAGAACAGGACGTGGTTGTCAAAGAGAGGAACAAGGACGAGTTTTTTGAGGTTTCTG tgTGCGTTAACCTTGTATCCAGTATTCGAGCGATGAAGATTCTTAAAAGGCTCGGGAGTCCCAAAGGTGTGTGGACCAAAGATGCCAGGTCAGCAAAAGTCTATGTCTTCAACAGCACGTCTGATAACACCCTATATGAATTCAACTCAGTGCGAGAGCTCTCAGCATCATCAGAAATGTCTAAAAGCAGGCAAATCACCCTGCCGTCTGCCTGGAACGGGACTGGGCATGCAGTATTCGATGGCTTTCTCTACTATATCAGCGAGAGCTCAGAGCTTCGAGTTATTAAATATGACCTTAAAAATGGTACGGTTGCAGACAGCGCAGTTTTTCCCATTGAAGATAACAGCCCGGTGTACAACCTTAATCCAGAGACTCTGGTGGACCTAATAGCAGATGAGGATGGGCTGTGGGCCCTGTATCCTTCTGGGGATACCATAAATCTAGCTAAGATGGACTCCAACTCTCTGGACATAGAGCAGATGTGGGACACGGCATGCCCGAGAAGCAACGCCGAAGCGGCTTTTATTGTCTGCGGCACAGTCTATGTGGTTTATAACACCAAGCCACCGAGTCGCTCACGTGTGCAGTGTGTATTTGATGTGAATGATATGGTAAGCAGCGGCGAAGCCCCTCTGGTTTATTTCCCCAGGCGTTACGGCACTCATTCCAGCCTAAAATACAATCCTGAGGAGCGACAGCTTTATGCCTGGGATGATGGGTACCAAATAATTTATAAGTTAGCGCTGAAGAAGAAGCTGTGGGCAATAATGCCACCTCCCGAAGAATAG